A section of the Methanosarcina mazei S-6 genome encodes:
- the purL gene encoding phosphoribosylformylglycinamidine synthase subunit PurL codes for MLPEEDLKIIKKELGREPTLVEQGCFLNLWSEHCSYRSSAPLLKTFTTTGENVIIGPGDDAAIIKFEDGYVLAIGMESHNHPSYVDPYNGAATGVGGIVRDIISMGARPIALMDPLYFGPLDTPKNLFLFEQIIKGIAGYGNCIGVPVVNGETFFDRRYSGNPLVNVVAVGLCKEEKVMTSRSQKAGNKLILAGSSTGKDGLGGASFASRDLSESAEAEDRPSVQVGDPYTEKLVMEMTLEAIDKEYIKSCKDLGAAGLGGASSELAAKGGLGAYIIADAVPQREPEMNAYEILLAESQERMVFEVAPEDVDAVLALVQKYDLNGAVIGHLTEKPNYTVEFRGEIVADIPIGFLTGGAPTCEKPSETPIHREEGKKPETPEDLKAAFMKVLSSHNIASKEWIYRQYDHEVQLRTVVKPGEDSGVLRITDKKGIALSCGCQPRATLLDPYTGGRTAIIENAMNLAVKGAEGLAIVNCLNFGNPENPETYWQFKNAVLGLGDAARELSIPVVGGNVSLYNESDEFRTAIPPTPSIGMIGKVDLETPLPSGFFAKTGDSIILVGEIVPEMGGSEYYSCMGAGNAGKVPEVPKNAPEIIKAVIEAVKSGKLNSAHDLSLGGIGAGLARMCKNIGGKVDISEIAGEMKADEFLFSEAPARALLATAEPEAVQELLKGVPHAVIGTVGGDALEIKGKDFELSISLEEIKNAHESLTKFMMMG; via the coding sequence GGGCGAGAGCCCACCCTTGTAGAACAGGGCTGTTTTTTAAATCTGTGGAGTGAGCACTGCTCCTATCGATCAAGTGCCCCTCTCCTGAAAACCTTTACAACCACGGGCGAAAACGTGATTATCGGTCCCGGAGACGATGCTGCAATCATCAAATTCGAAGACGGATATGTGCTTGCTATAGGAATGGAAAGCCACAACCACCCTTCATATGTGGACCCGTATAACGGGGCAGCTACCGGTGTGGGAGGCATTGTAAGAGACATAATTTCCATGGGAGCCCGCCCAATAGCCCTTATGGACCCGCTCTACTTCGGGCCTCTGGACACCCCTAAAAACCTTTTCCTTTTCGAGCAGATAATAAAAGGAATCGCAGGATACGGGAACTGCATAGGAGTGCCCGTGGTTAATGGTGAGACCTTTTTTGACAGGAGATACAGCGGAAACCCGCTGGTAAACGTTGTTGCAGTCGGGCTCTGCAAAGAAGAAAAAGTTATGACTTCCCGCTCCCAGAAAGCAGGAAACAAGCTCATTCTTGCAGGTTCAAGCACGGGAAAAGACGGGCTGGGTGGAGCTTCCTTTGCTTCCAGAGACCTCTCGGAATCAGCCGAAGCCGAAGATCGCCCAAGCGTCCAGGTAGGAGACCCCTATACAGAAAAGCTTGTTATGGAAATGACCCTGGAAGCCATAGATAAAGAGTACATAAAGTCCTGCAAAGACCTCGGAGCTGCAGGGCTTGGGGGAGCGAGTTCGGAACTGGCTGCTAAAGGAGGACTGGGAGCCTATATTATTGCAGACGCAGTCCCGCAGCGCGAACCCGAAATGAACGCTTATGAGATCCTGCTTGCCGAATCTCAGGAACGTATGGTCTTTGAGGTAGCCCCTGAAGATGTGGATGCAGTCCTTGCCCTTGTGCAGAAATATGATCTGAACGGGGCTGTGATTGGGCACCTCACAGAAAAGCCCAATTACACTGTTGAGTTCAGAGGCGAAATCGTGGCTGACATCCCTATAGGTTTCCTTACGGGAGGAGCCCCGACCTGTGAAAAGCCTTCAGAGACCCCCATACACAGGGAAGAAGGCAAAAAACCGGAAACCCCTGAGGACCTGAAAGCAGCTTTCATGAAAGTCCTGTCTTCACACAACATTGCCTCAAAGGAATGGATCTACAGGCAGTATGACCATGAAGTCCAGCTAAGGACAGTTGTCAAACCAGGAGAAGATTCCGGAGTCCTCAGAATTACAGATAAAAAAGGAATTGCACTTTCCTGCGGCTGCCAGCCCAGAGCAACTCTTCTTGACCCCTATACAGGAGGAAGAACTGCAATCATTGAAAACGCCATGAACCTTGCAGTAAAAGGTGCTGAAGGGCTTGCCATTGTGAACTGCCTCAACTTTGGAAACCCTGAAAACCCTGAAACCTACTGGCAGTTCAAAAACGCCGTACTCGGGCTCGGAGACGCAGCAAGGGAGCTTTCAATCCCGGTTGTAGGAGGAAATGTTTCCCTTTATAATGAAAGCGATGAGTTCAGGACTGCAATCCCCCCAACCCCTTCAATAGGAATGATCGGAAAAGTTGACCTCGAAACGCCTCTCCCATCGGGCTTCTTTGCAAAAACCGGAGACAGCATTATACTTGTAGGAGAAATAGTTCCTGAAATGGGAGGTTCGGAGTACTATTCCTGCATGGGAGCTGGCAATGCCGGAAAAGTACCTGAGGTACCGAAAAACGCCCCTGAAATAATAAAAGCCGTAATTGAAGCTGTTAAGAGCGGAAAACTGAATTCCGCACACGACCTTTCCCTCGGAGGAATCGGTGCAGGGCTTGCGAGGATGTGCAAAAACATAGGCGGAAAAGTAGACATTAGCGAGATTGCCGGCGAGATGAAGGCAGACGAGTTCCTGTTCTCAGAAGCCCCCGCAAGGGCGCTGCTTGCAACAGCTGAACCGGAAGCCGTCCAGGAACTCCTTAAAGGTGTGCCCCATGCCGTAATAGGCACGGTTGGTGGAGATGCCCTTGAGATAAAAGGTAAAGATTTCGAGCTCTCCATCTCTTTAGAAGAAATCAAAAATGCACATGAAAGCCTTACTAAATTTATGATGATGGGATGA